In Allocoprobacillus halotolerans, a genomic segment contains:
- a CDS encoding PTS sugar transporter subunit IIC produces MSDIHKKGNVMERISDFVENRLAPPLIRISNIRYLQTLQKTFIVFMPYMILGATATLVLNLGGLFAEGTGLGMPEVAATINGIIDVIRPGLTQLVFISINLMALLTAILNAYYLGEYYHKNYDKKVNAIVCAIAGLIGFLCFIDFTTLSENFDWPAYILGAPSLFTAILISIVTVEIYRYLVHKNITIKMPNGVTQMVADAFTSLIPITVIMIICAFVGRNIEGFNLMTIFNDLSSHLVVAGSGPVAQFFAFFLDRIFWFVGLHGSNIVGSIMTPIWESMAASNLAAFAAGQDIPYLFSSIWVNAYVRLSVFPIALLCVISSVKRFKVLGKLSIVGTVFNIAEPIMYGLPMVLNPLMFVPWVIGFCVMFIWNAILISIGIEPPIVANVVWTMPVPLMAFIGSGFKISAMIISLINFVIIFFIFLPFFKVMERQELKAELAVQQEMDMQGDDTSPQIENNQ; encoded by the coding sequence ATGAGTGATATTCATAAGAAAGGAAATGTTATGGAGCGAATCAGTGATTTTGTAGAAAATCGATTAGCACCACCTTTAATTCGTATTTCAAATATTCGTTATTTACAAACATTACAAAAGACTTTTATTGTTTTTATGCCTTATATGATACTTGGTGCAACAGCGACATTAGTATTAAATTTAGGTGGCTTATTTGCAGAAGGCACTGGACTAGGAATGCCAGAAGTAGCTGCAACAATTAATGGTATCATTGATGTGATAAGACCAGGACTCACACAACTTGTATTTATAAGTATTAACTTAATGGCTTTATTGACAGCTATTTTGAATGCATATTACCTTGGTGAATATTATCATAAAAACTATGATAAAAAAGTAAATGCTATTGTTTGTGCTATTGCAGGTCTTATTGGATTCTTATGTTTTATTGATTTTACGACTTTATCAGAAAATTTTGATTGGCCTGCTTATATTTTAGGAGCTCCAAGTTTATTTACTGCGATTTTAATTAGTATTGTAACAGTAGAAATTTATAGATATCTTGTTCATAAAAATATTACAATTAAAATGCCTAATGGTGTTACGCAAATGGTTGCCGATGCTTTTACAAGTTTGATTCCTATTACTGTGATTATGATTATTTGTGCATTTGTAGGAAGAAATATTGAAGGATTTAATTTAATGACAATATTTAACGATTTGAGTTCTCATCTTGTCGTAGCTGGAAGTGGCCCAGTAGCTCAATTCTTTGCATTTTTCTTGGATCGTATTTTCTGGTTTGTTGGTTTACATGGTTCAAATATTGTTGGATCAATTATGACTCCAATTTGGGAAAGTATGGCAGCATCGAACTTAGCGGCTTTTGCTGCTGGTCAAGATATACCTTATTTATTTTCATCAATCTGGGTAAATGCTTATGTTAGATTAAGTGTCTTCCCAATTGCATTGCTTTGTGTTATTTCATCGGTTAAAAGATTTAAAGTATTAGGAAAATTATCAATTGTTGGAACAGTGTTTAATATTGCTGAACCTATTATGTATGGATTACCAATGGTATTAAATCCACTTATGTTTGTACCTTGGGTTATTGGTTTTTGTGTTATGTTTATTTGGAATGCAATCTTAATTTCAATTGGAATAGAACCACCGATTGTAGCGAATGTCGTTTGGACAATGCCTGTTCCATTAATGGCATTTATTGGTTCAGGATTTAAAATTTCAGCAATGATTATTAGTTTAATTAACTTTGTAATTATATTCTTTATTTTCTTACCATTCTTTAAAGTTATGGAAAGACAGGAATTAAAAGCAGAATTAGCTGTTCAACAA
- a CDS encoding MurR/RpiR family transcriptional regulator yields the protein MNPKEHIRLHETEFTKSEKIIEEYVLKNFDTISSYPIQEVAKKCKVSKSALLRFCQKCGFRGYSEFRYEVSRYVHSMVEMDTDDDNSSSIYLSLYANRIQQLQQSTSSQFLDHIIQLIKDAYKIKIYGIHETGLSAQYLSYRLCTIGIDSEAIVNSSIMTEKALMSNQDDLNIFLSLSAETTVIKDAIQYAYESHSKIILVTQNNHHSFHQKIDKEIILPTFNNEDLHFFIDSQALVFITIDLIINHLAKNLQNQKNKTVCTAL from the coding sequence ATGAATCCTAAAGAACACATCAGGCTACACGAAACAGAATTTACAAAATCAGAAAAAATTATCGAAGAATATGTTTTAAAAAACTTTGATACAATTTCTTCCTATCCTATTCAGGAAGTTGCCAAAAAATGTAAAGTTTCTAAATCTGCACTTTTAAGATTTTGTCAAAAATGTGGCTTTAGAGGATATAGTGAATTTCGTTATGAAGTATCACGCTATGTTCATTCAATGGTAGAGATGGATACTGATGATGATAATAGCTCTTCCATCTATTTATCTCTATATGCTAACAGGATTCAACAACTTCAACAATCTACCAGTTCTCAATTTCTAGATCATATTATTCAACTTATAAAAGACGCTTACAAAATTAAAATATATGGTATTCACGAAACTGGTTTATCGGCTCAATATCTTTCCTATCGTTTATGTACAATCGGTATTGATTCTGAGGCCATTGTCAATTCAAGTATTATGACTGAAAAAGCATTAATGTCAAATCAAGATGATCTTAATATATTTCTATCTCTATCTGCTGAAACAACAGTCATTAAAGATGCTATTCAATATGCTTATGAATCCCATTCAAAAATCATTTTAGTAACTCAAAATAATCATCATAGTTTTCATCAAAAAATCGATAAAGAAATTATTTTGCCAACTTTTAATAATGAAGATTTACATTTTTTTATTGATTCTCAAGCTCTCGTTTTTATAACTATAGACTTGATTATTAATCATCTCGCAAAAAACCTACAAAACCAGAAAAATAAAACAGTTTGTACTGCCTTATAA
- a CDS encoding serine hydrolase domain-containing protein translates to MNEIKNFLNNAYKENIFPGCCCSIIDHQNIERYCVGYKSQIISPKENDLDTLYDLASLTKVVATTPMILKLIQEKYISYDTPIQYILPDFKNNNITVFHLLTHTSGLPADFDWSMNEDKRKIVQRICQYSHQVIPGKEVIYSDLGYIILGEIIEIITQQSLQEVLDKEIFKPLEMTHTCFCPSDIEKCAPTEYSLYAHRMLRGEVHDHKAWMMGGIAGHAGLFSHIQDLEHYAQMILNNGKYKNQTFLNKRHIDNMFTNFSPENQIPRGIGFLTYTTHSLFSSLNSKKTIAHTGFTGTSLLIDLENQIAIILLSNRVHPTRENKKILDWRKEFHEFVIKYLTQKKKIINE, encoded by the coding sequence ATGAACGAGATAAAAAATTTTTTAAATAATGCATATAAAGAAAATATTTTCCCAGGTTGTTGTTGCTCTATTATTGATCATCAAAATATAGAACGTTATTGTGTGGGATATAAATCACAAATTATATCACCCAAAGAAAATGATCTTGATACTTTGTATGATTTAGCTAGTCTTACAAAAGTTGTTGCAACAACACCTATGATTTTGAAACTGATTCAGGAAAAATATATATCATATGATACTCCAATTCAATATATTTTGCCAGACTTCAAAAATAATAACATAACAGTTTTTCATTTATTGACACATACTTCTGGATTGCCAGCAGATTTTGATTGGAGTATGAATGAAGATAAGCGTAAGATTGTTCAAAGGATTTGTCAGTATTCGCATCAGGTTATCCCTGGAAAGGAAGTTATTTATTCTGATTTAGGTTACATTATTCTAGGTGAAATCATTGAAATCATAACGCAACAATCTTTACAAGAAGTTTTAGATAAAGAAATTTTTAAACCATTAGAAATGACTCATACATGTTTTTGTCCATCAGATATTGAAAAATGTGCTCCTACTGAATATAGTTTGTATGCCCATCGTATGTTAAGAGGTGAAGTTCATGATCATAAAGCTTGGATGATGGGAGGCATAGCTGGACATGCAGGTCTGTTTTCTCATATTCAAGATTTGGAACATTATGCACAAATGATTTTGAATAATGGAAAATATAAAAATCAAACATTTCTCAATAAAAGGCATATTGACAATATGTTTACTAATTTTTCACCAGAGAATCAAATTCCAAGAGGTATTGGATTTTTGACTTATACAACTCATAGTCTTTTTTCGTCATTAAATTCTAAGAAAACAATTGCTCATACTGGTTTTACTGGTACATCGCTATTGATTGATTTGGAAAATCAAATAGCTATTATCTTATTGTCCAATAGAGTGCATCCAACACGAGAAAACAAAAAAATATTAGATTGGCGTAAAGAATTTCATGAATTTGTGATAAAATATTTGACACAAAAAAAGAAGATTATAAATGAGTAA
- a CDS encoding MurR/RpiR family transcriptional regulator, with product MTKNDVAIFISYSGTTAGLTGMAKKLKKDSIPSLSITQNSNNVVAKNATLNLFIPLEEKEVRIGAISSRTASLVVTDLLYYGVYKHDLENNKNKLYETKNLVSQLLK from the coding sequence ATGACAAAAAATGACGTTGCTATTTTTATAAGTTATTCAGGAACGACAGCTGGTCTTACAGGAATGGCAAAGAAATTGAAGAAAGATAGCATACCAAGTTTATCTATTACTCAAAATTCTAATAATGTCGTTGCTAAGAATGCAACTCTTAATTTGTTTATTCCATTGGAAGAAAAAGAAGTAAGAATTGGGGCAATTTCATCAAGAACAGCTTCGCTAGTTGTAACTGATTTATTATATTATGGTGTATACAAACATGATTTAGAAAATAATAAAAATAAATTGTATGAAACAAAAAATCTTGTTTCTCAATTATTGAAATAA
- a CDS encoding MurR/RpiR family transcriptional regulator — protein MNCLVQIKEAQKSYTSTEKMIAQYILEHTHDILNDSAQQLGEKSQTSAAAVIRFAKKLGYKGFTELKMSLAQSQERPEEDIDTVLEETDDLTSLIHKSCQLNVSTVQKTYQMINEKHLQKAIDYIVNAQTIYLFGVGSSAIVAYDFSQKLLRIGKKQFIILISMSK, from the coding sequence ATGAATTGTTTAGTACAAATTAAAGAAGCGCAAAAGAGTTATACATCTACTGAAAAGATGATTGCTCAATATATTTTAGAACATACCCATGATATTTTAAATGATTCAGCACAACAACTGGGTGAAAAAAGTCAAACATCGGCTGCAGCAGTGATTCGTTTTGCTAAAAAACTAGGTTATAAAGGTTTTACAGAATTAAAAATGAGTCTAGCTCAGTCGCAGGAAAGACCAGAAGAAGATATTGATACAGTATTAGAAGAAACTGATGATTTAACATCACTCATTCATAAATCTTGTCAGTTAAACGTTTCTACAGTTCAAAAAACTTATCAGATGATTAATGAAAAACATTTGCAAAAAGCTATAGATTATATCGTTAATGCACAAACAATTTATTTGTTTGGGGTAGGAAGTTCAGCTATTGTTGCTTATGACTTTTCACAAAAATTATTAAGAATTGGAAAAAAGCAATTTATAATACTGATATCCATGTCCAAATGA
- the anmK gene encoding anhydro-N-acetylmuramic acid kinase AnmK, with protein MYAIGIMSGTSMDGVDTVLVDIEGYGLQTQLKVIGYHEYPMPLEMKEKIKRACDEKLSRVDEICSLNFELGYLFVEAVQTLLEKYHISSQHIQFIATHGQTIYHIPFQKGKLLSSTLQIGEPAILAYAFNTTIVSNFRVMDMAANGQGAPLVPYSEFLLYSQENQNIALQNIGGIGNVTLLIGQDIHRIQAFDTGPGNMMMNEACRKLYHQEYDDQGRIASQGSVISQLLEELMAHPYMKKTPPKSTGREDFGENYVHSLIHQYQNEKPEDIITTFTYFTAKSMAYHYQKYILKDYSLDKIIIGGGGSHNQTLIQYIKEELKDIPVYTQDELGYSSDAKEAIAFAIMGNETLHHHFSNIKSATGAKDNVILGNITLPPR; from the coding sequence ATGTATGCAATTGGAATCATGTCAGGAACATCAATGGATGGTGTGGATACAGTATTAGTTGATATTGAAGGTTATGGATTACAGACACAATTAAAAGTCATTGGTTATCACGAATATCCTATGCCTTTAGAAATGAAAGAAAAAATAAAGAGAGCTTGTGATGAAAAATTGTCTCGTGTGGATGAAATTTGCAGTTTGAATTTTGAACTAGGATATTTATTTGTTGAAGCAGTGCAGACGTTACTTGAAAAATATCATATTTCATCTCAACACATTCAATTTATTGCGACACATGGACAAACTATTTATCATATTCCTTTTCAAAAAGGAAAACTTTTGTCTTCGACTTTGCAGATTGGAGAACCAGCCATTTTGGCTTATGCTTTTAATACAACAATCGTTTCAAATTTTAGAGTGATGGATATGGCAGCAAATGGACAAGGAGCGCCTCTTGTTCCATATAGTGAATTTCTTTTGTATAGTCAAGAAAATCAAAATATTGCTTTACAAAATATTGGTGGTATTGGAAATGTGACTTTATTGATTGGGCAGGATATTCATAGAATACAAGCATTTGATACGGGTCCAGGTAATATGATGATGAATGAAGCGTGTCGAAAATTATATCATCAAGAATATGATGATCAAGGACGTATTGCGAGTCAAGGAAGTGTTATTTCTCAGTTACTTGAAGAGTTAATGGCCCATCCTTATATGAAAAAAACACCACCTAAATCAACAGGTAGAGAAGATTTTGGTGAAAATTATGTTCATTCTTTGATTCATCAATATCAAAATGAAAAACCTGAAGATATTATAACTACTTTCACTTATTTTACTGCCAAATCTATGGCTTATCATTATCAAAAATATATTTTAAAAGATTATTCTTTAGATAAGATTATTATTGGTGGAGGTGGAAGTCATAATCAGACTTTAATTCAATATATAAAAGAGGAATTAAAGGATATCCCTGTTTATACACAAGATGAATTAGGGTATTCCAGTGATGCTAAAGAGGCAATAGCTTTTGCAATTATGGGAAATGAAACATTGCATCATCATTTTTCTAATATCAAAAGTGCCACTGGAGCTAAAGACAATGTAATTTTAGGAAATATCACCCTGCCACCAAGATAA
- a CDS encoding 6-phospho-beta-glucosidase has product MEKKPVKIVTIGGGSSYTPELMEGFIKRYDELPIKEIWLVDIEDGKEKLEIVGTMAQRMWDASPYDVKVHLTLDRREALKDADFVTTQFRVGLLNARVKDERIPFSYGMLGQETNGAGGIFKAFRTIPVILSIVEDMKELCPNAWLINFTNPSGMVTEAVMKYGKWDKVIGLCNVPVGAMMKEPETIGKTLDQLTYKFAGLNHFHWHKVFDENGQEVTQQIIDAMYEGKDGGIPANIHDIPFFKEQLDQMQMIPCGYHRYYYRQEEMLKHGLEEYNTIGTRAQQVKQTEEELFELYKNPDLDHKPEQLAKRGGAHYSDAACETIASIYANKNSHIVVTTRNNGAVPDLPADSAVEVSAFIGTTGARAIAFGPLQPAERGWLQCMKNMEWCVEEAAVTGDYGMALQAFILNPQIPSGETAKRVLDELLLAHKKYLPQFADKIAQLEAEGVTIKDDVARELTEKGL; this is encoded by the coding sequence ATGGAAAAGAAACCTGTAAAAATTGTTACTATTGGTGGTGGAAGTAGCTATACACCTGAATTAATGGAAGGATTTATTAAAAGATATGATGAACTTCCAATCAAAGAAATCTGGCTAGTTGATATTGAAGATGGTAAAGAAAAATTAGAGATTGTTGGAACAATGGCTCAACGTATGTGGGATGCATCTCCTTATGATGTGAAAGTTCATTTAACTTTAGATCGCAGAGAAGCTTTAAAAGATGCTGACTTTGTTACAACACAATTTAGAGTTGGGTTATTGAATGCACGTGTAAAAGATGAAAGAATTCCTTTCTCTTATGGAATGTTAGGACAAGAAACAAATGGTGCTGGAGGTATTTTTAAAGCTTTTAGAACAATCCCTGTGATTTTAAGCATTGTAGAAGATATGAAAGAATTATGTCCTAATGCATGGTTAATTAACTTTACAAATCCAAGTGGAATGGTGACTGAAGCTGTTATGAAATATGGTAAATGGGATAAAGTCATTGGATTATGTAATGTGCCTGTTGGAGCGATGATGAAAGAACCTGAAACAATTGGAAAAACATTGGATCAATTAACTTATAAATTTGCTGGATTGAATCATTTCCATTGGCATAAAGTCTTTGATGAAAATGGACAAGAAGTGACACAACAAATCATTGATGCAATGTATGAAGGAAAAGATGGAGGAATTCCAGCCAATATTCATGATATTCCATTCTTTAAAGAACAATTAGATCAAATGCAAATGATTCCATGTGGATACCATAGATACTACTATCGTCAAGAAGAAATGTTAAAACATGGATTAGAAGAATACAATACAATTGGAACAAGAGCACAACAAGTTAAACAAACTGAAGAAGAATTATTTGAATTATACAAGAACCCTGATTTAGACCATAAACCAGAACAACTTGCAAAACGTGGTGGAGCACATTACAGTGATGCTGCTTGTGAAACAATTGCTTCAATCTATGCCAATAAGAATTCACATATCGTAGTTACAACAAGAAATAATGGAGCAGTACCTGATTTACCAGCTGATTCAGCTGTTGAAGTTTCAGCATTTATTGGAACGACAGGTGCAAGAGCGATTGCATTTGGACCATTACAACCTGCTGAAAGAGGATGGCTACAATGTATGAAAAATATGGAATGGTGTGTAGAAGAAGCAGCTGTGACAGGAGATTATGGAATGGCTTTACAAGCTTTCATTTTAAACCCACAAATTCCATCAGGAGAAACAGCAAAACGTGTCTTAGATGAATTATTATTAGCACATAAAAAATACTTACCACAATTTGCTGATAAGATTGCTCAGCTTGAAGCTGAAGGTGTGACAATCAAAGATGATGTTGCTAGAGAATTAACTGAAAAAGGATTATAA